The nucleotide window TCGTAATCAGAAAAGATATTGAAAAGGATTTCCGTGAACGTCTTTTTGACCGTGTAGCCAGAAATTTTGATGCGGAATATGTTTTTCAGTCAAAAGATTCTCTTCTGAATGATGAGGAACTTTCCAGATGTGCTGAACGTACGAAGCCGTGGGGAACGGTACACGCAGTGCTGTGCGCTCAGGATGCGGTAAAGACACCTTTTGCTGTAATAAACAGTGATGATTATTACGGAAAGGAAGCTTTTAAAACTCTTGCAGGACATCTTTCGTCTATAAAATCAGATTCAACGGAACATGCAATGGTCGGTTATGTACTCGGCAATACCATGAGCCGCAGCGGATCTGTAAGCCGCGGTGTCTGTACCGTAAAAGACGGTTTCCTGGATTCTATTGTAGAGAATACTAAAATATCCTACAAAGGAGACGGCATTGTAAGTGAAATTGACGGAAAGGAAATTCCTCTTACCGGTAAAGAATGGGTCAGCATGAATCTTTTTGGCTTTTCCCTTAAGGCATTTGAAGAATTCAATGTTTATTGGGATGAATTCAAAAAGACTTCACTGGGAGAGGCAAAGAAAGAAGCCCTGCTTCCTGTTGCAGCCAGTGATATTGTCAGGCATGGTCATGGTACCGTAAAGTTTTATACTTCACCTGAAAAGTGGTTCGGAATGACTTATCCTGAAGACCGCCAGATAGTCCGTGATGAAATCGCAGAAAAGATAAAGTGCGGTTATTATCCGTCAGTACTCTGGCAGAAGTAAAAATATAATTGAGGGGAATCTGTATGCTTAAACTTGAGGCTATAAAATCCGAAAAAATATGGGGATACGAACTTTGGTTTGCATCTACGCATCCTAATGGATGTCAGGAAGATTTTAAATCTTTTGCCGGCGGAGATTATCCGCTTCTCGGAAAAATAATTCAGGCTGATGACAGTCTGAGTATACAGGTTCATCCTGATGATGAAAAAGCGGCTCTTTATGAAAACTGTCGTGGAAAAACTGAGTGCTGGTATGTTCTGGATGCACAGCCGGATGCTCGTCTTATTTATGGACTGAAGAAAGATTATCCTCCGGAAGAGCTTAAGTTTGCCATTAAAGGCGGCACTCTTGAATCTTACCTTAATTATGTTCCTGTAAAAAAGGGAGATTTCATTTTCATTCCTTCTGGTACGGTTCATGCAATCGGAAAAGGGATGAGGCTTCTTGAAATCCAGCAGTCCAGTGATGTTACCTACAGGCTTTATGATTTTAACAGGGGACGCGAATGTCATGTAGAAAAAGGCATTGCCTGCATTAAGAATGACGGTCTTTTGCCTCCGGGCCCTTTTGCCGGGTCTTTCCGCTGTCCTTACTTCTTACTGGAAAAGCTTTGCGTGTCAGGTTCGTATGATATAAGGTCATGCGGAAAGAATACTTCTCCTTCAGATGTAATGCTGTGCTTTATTCTTGACGGACAGGGAAGTGTAAACGGGGTTTCTTTTGCTGCTGAAGATGCCTTTGCTTTTTCTCCGGAAGAAGACCTTCATTTTGAGGGTGACTTTACGTTCATGAAAATTACCTGTCTTGCAGAATGAATTAATCGCGTAAAAATTTGTCTTTTTGCCATATTTTCAGTATATTGAAAGTATGAGTAAAAAAGATAAGTTAACAGATAACGAAGACTTAAGTATAAGTGATTCAACGACTTTAATGCCACAGGAAATGAATCTCCCGGATAAGCTCTGCCTGCTTCCGTTGGGAGGAATTCCTATTTTTCCGGGAATTTTTACTCCTTTTATGGTAAACAGCAATGATGATATAAAAACTATAGAAGAAGCTTACAAGGGGGATGGCTATGTAGGATTTGTACTTCTTAAAGAAGATAAGAAGAATCCTTCTGCAGCGGACCTTTACAAGGTTGGTACGGCTGCACGGATAATAAAAAAGACAAATCTTCCGGATGGTGCCGTTAATCTTTTTGTATCAACTATTATCAGGTTCAGAATAAAGAAAATTCTTTCTTCAGAAAGTCCGATGGTTGCTGCCGTTGAGTACCTTCCTGATACAGGTGAAAACTCTTTTGAAGTAAAAGCCCTTACAAGAGCCCTTATAAGTGAAATGCGTGAAATTGGTGAGGCTAATGCCCTCGTCAGCGAAGAAATGCGCATGAATCTGAATAATATAAATCATCCGGGTAAAATTGCAGATTTCATTACCTCTATTCTTAATATCGAGAAAACAGAACAGCAGAAGATTCTTGAAACTGTTGATGTCAGAAAGAGAATGGAAAAGGTTCTGGTGTTTATAAAGAAAGAACAGGAAATTCTCCGGGTTCAGAAAAAGATTCAGACAGAGCTTAATGAAAAAATAGAAAAAAATCAGCGGGAATATTTTCTCCGGGAAGAAATGAAGAGTATTCAGGAAGAGCTTGGAGTTGGCAATTCCCATGCCGGTGAATACCAGAAGTTCAAGTCAAAGATTGATTCCTTTAAGTTTGAGGGAGAAATAAAAGAAACTCTGGATAGTGAACTTGATAAATTCCAGATGATGGATTCTCATGATCCTGATTACAATAATATTCGTTCTTATCTTGAACTTGTATGTTCCCTTCCGTGGAATGATGAACCGGTGGAAGATTATAATATCGAAAACGCAGAAAAAATTCTTGAAAAAGATCATTACGGACTTGAAGATGTAAAGAAAAGGATTCTTGAATATCTTGCCGTACGTAAGTTAAAGAATGACGGTAAGGGTGCAGTACTTATTCTTTGTGGTCCTCCTGGAGTTGGCAAGACAAGTGTTGGTCGTTCCATTGCCAATTGTATGAATAAGCCGTTTTATCGTTTCAGTGTTGGTGGTGAGCATGACCAGGCAAAAATAAAGGGATTTCTCCGGACATATATTGGAGCTCAGCCTGGACAGATAATTGAAGGATTAAAACTTTCAAAAACAAAGGCTCCGGTTTTCATGATTGATGAAGTTGATAAAATGAATGCTTCAAATCAGGGAGATCCGAGTGCCGCTCTTCTGGAAGTTCTTGATCCGGAACAGAATGTTACGTTCAGAGACACTTACCTCGGTTTGCCGTTTGATTTAAGCAGCGTATTCTTCATACTTACTGCAAATACTCTTGATACTATTCCTCAGCCTTTACTTGACCGTGCAGAAATAATAGAACTTTCCGGGTATATCGATCAGGAAAAAACTGAGATTGCAAAGAAGTATCTTCTTCCTAAAATTCTTGTAAAAGACGGATTTGCAAAGAATCAGGTTAAGTTTACGAAGGAAGCATATTCTTTAATTGCAAGGGAATATGCAAGGGAAGCCGGTGTCCGTAATTATGAGAAATGTATGGATAAAATTCTCCGTAAGATTGTTCTTGAACAGAGTCAGAAGTTTAAGGATTCAAAAAAATCCCTGAAGGAAAACCTGGCAGGAAATACTTTTATTATCGGAGAGCCTGAAGTAAGAAAGTATTTAGGTAAAAGTGTATTTGATGAAAGTCAGATAAAGAAAGCTGATATACCGGGTACTGCAATAGGACTTGCCTGGACAAGTATGGGCGGGGACACTCTTCTTCTTGAGAGCATTGCATACAGATCAGAAAAAGGCGGACTTCAGCTTACGGGACAGATGGGTGACGTAATGAAAGAAAGTGCCCAGATTGCCCTTAACTGGTCAAAGCAGTATGCCATTGCTAAAGGAATAAAAGACAGTTCCTGGTTTGAGGAAAATACGATTCATCTTCACATACCGGAGGGAGCAACTCCAAAAGACGGCCCTAGTGCAGGCATAACGATGGCTACGACTTTTATTTCTTTAATGAAAGGAAAGAAAATTAAGCCGAATCTTGCAATGACTGGAGAACTTTCACTTACCGGACAGGTTTTACCAATAGGCGGGCTTCGTGAAAAAACAGTTGCTGCAAAACGCAATCATATAAAAACAATCCTGATTCCTAAAGCAAATGAAAGGGATCTTGATGAAATCCCTGCACATGTAAAGAACGGTATTCGTTTTATTCCTGTAAGCAGGGTAGAAGAAGTAATAGATTTTGTATTCTAAATAAAAAAAATCCCCGGTTTTGACCGCAGACAGCCAGCTGCTGTATGGTTCAAAACCGGGGTTTTATTTTTTTGTTTATTTTTTTATTTTCCTGTGTTGAGGAAGTTCTGTGTAAAGTAGCGGTCAGGAATTTTTGTTGTTGTATCAACATTCTTTATTTCAAGAGTTGTAGAGTGTCCTGTCTGTACGTTTTCCATTTTATCATCCATTGGAATATAGAAATCGCCAACCTTTTCAATTCTTGAAACTGTAAGTTTTTTTACAAGCTTGTTGTTTTTGTCATAAAGTTCAGTGTAAACAGGGTAGTATATTTTCTCAGCTTCATCTACGTGATAAATCCATGCCTTCCTGTAACTGTACTGACTTGATTTCTTGTCTTTTGGAGTCATGATTACAACGTCACAGTTTTTGTAGCCGTTTTTGTCTTCTGTAGTAATGTATTCATGATAGTCTTCATCAAATTCACGGGTAGAAAGATCATCGTATGTTGCATCAGTTCCCATAAAGGATTTTGAACCTTCACTTGCATTTACACGGCGGGTGCTTTTGAGTGAAGGAAGATAGATGAATTTATCATCGTCTGCATTTTCTTTTTCAATCTGAAGAAAGCGGGTATCCTTTACGCTTGCAGGAGAAAGGAACATCATAACAACAGAAGACTGTCCGTCTTTGTCGCGGCCATATTCTCTTACGGCACGTGTTTCTTTTTTTCCGTTTTTATCTGTAAGAGTCATTATGACGTTCGAAGTAGAAAAATCTGGTTTCTTAAAATCACGTACGATGCGCATGATTTCATCACCTTTTTCGTTGCTTTTTCCAGTTCCCTGTGCAAATGTCATGGAACCGGCTGCAAGAAGTGCAAGTGTCAGAACTGTAATTTTAGATGTCATTTTCATATTTGTTCTCCTTATAAAAGTTTTATTTGTTCAGACGGAACATACTGTTCCGTCTGATGTATACGTTTATATAATTAAACCTTTAAACCTGATTACTGTTACATTTATGCAACGGTTTATTCAGATTTTTTTTCTGCAGGTCTGATGAATTTCGGATCAAGCAGATTAAGTATTCCAGGAATGATTGTCATTGCAAGGAAGCTTGATGTAAACATTACCAGTGCAACAAGTACACCGATGTAACGGAGTACCACAAACTTTGAAAGACAGAGTACGAGGAATCCGAATCCTACGGCGAGGGCGTTTGTAACAATACCGTGACCGCTTTTTGTAAATGTCTGCTTTGTTACGTATTCAATGTCATCAGATTTTGACCTTTCTTCCTTGTATGTAGAGAGGAAGTGAATTGTGTAGTCAATTCCTACTCCGACTGCAAGGGAAGCGATGATGCTTGTTACAAGGTCAAGGTTGATTCCTGCAAATCCCATTATCATGTAGTTGAGGAGAATTGCAAATGCAAGTGGAATTGCTCCGAGAAGTCCTGCCCATCCAGATTTAAAGGAGATTGTAATGATGATGAATACTGAGATCAGTGAAAGTGCAAGTGAAGAAATCTGACTTTCAACAATCATGTCTGTCATAACAACTTCCATATCTGAAGAACCTGTTGATTCAAGTGTATATCCTTCAGGGAAGTGTTTTGCAGCATATTCTTTTGCATCATTGATTACTGATTCAACGGCATCTGTTGTATGAACGCGAAGCTGACAGGTTATGCGCATAATCTGAGGCTGTGAAGTGCTGTCAATGAAACGGCTGATGGATGCAGAACCGCTGAGTATTGAATCAAGATAATTTGCAACGATTCCTGAAAGTGCTTCTCTTGTATCCTGCGGATATTTTTCAGGATCATATGGAATTTCATAATATGCAGTTCCGTTAAAGTTTGTGTCTTTCATGAGAATGTCGACAATTCCTTCAACAGTTGCGTATTTTCCTCCTGCCTCAATATAGGCATGGTTGAATTTTTCAAGAAGTTCCTGTGTTGTAAGTGTAGATGCAAGTTTTTCCCTGTATGCTTCACCGGCTTCATCTTCCTGGGCTTCAGGTGCATTCCATACCTGGTTTACGCGTTTGATGAACGTCGGAAGTGCTACGATTTTTCCGATACCCTTGTGTTTTGCAAGAAGGTAGGCATTCATGTCATCTACGGCTTTAAGTATTTCCGGGTTAGTAATGCTTGTTGAGGCTGTTACAGGGGCTGCTTCTTCTTCGATTGCCGCATCAAAGTCGAAGTCATCAAAATTGAAATCTTCTTCTGAAGTATCAGCGTCAAAATTAAAGTCATCAAAGTTAAATTCTTCTTCAGCAGTTTCATCGGATGTATTTTCAGTTTCAGCGGAAGCTTCATAGTTACGTGCGTCCGGAGAAATAACGTTAAAGAAGATACTGTTTGTTCCGGCAAAACGTTCGTCGATGTAATCAATGTCTTTTCTGAACTGGCAGTCTTCAGGGAAGTAGTTTATAAGTGCTGTATCAATCTTAAGGAGTCTGAATCCTGTAATGCTGAATACTATAATTGCTGCACTTGTAATTATAAGACGGATTTTTGTTCCGCAGAAGAAACGGTAAATGAGGTATAAGGTATTTCCGCTTGCTTCGTCAACAGATTTTCCGCCTCTTCTTGCAAGCTGATATTCAATTTTTGCACGAACTTTTGCAGCACGTTTTCTTACTTTCTCGGAAAGTGAATTTTCATTTTTCTGTCCGATTTTTCTGTAGTCTTTTACAAGAAGAATTGCCGGAATGAAAGTTACTGAAAGTAAGAGGGAAATTCCGACACCTACAGCTGTAAATATTGCAAAGCTGTGAAGAGGTTCAATAGGACTTGTTACAAGAGAAATGAAACCTACTACTGTTGTAATTCCTGCAAGGATAACAGCTTTCCATACATCTCTAAGGCCTTCAAATACGCATTCTCTGTATGTTTCTGCAGTAAGTTCATTTCCGGCATTTTTTACGGCAATGTAGTAGTGGGTAAGAACGTGAATTCCGTATGCAGAACCTACAGCAATAAGGGCAACTGGAATTACGCTTGAAACAAGAGTGAAGGTTATTCCGAAAAGTCCCATGAGTCCGCAGGATATTGCGGTTGCCATAACTACAGTAATCAAAGGAAGTAATGTTCCTTCGACAGTCTTAAAGCTCAGGTAAAGTGAGATGAGTACTACGACAATTACCAGTGGAATGAGGCCGAGAAGGTCTGCCGTCATGAATTTTCTTGAATTTTCAGAAAGAACAGGTTCTCCGACGAGCTTGTATTTTACGTTGTGACCGCTGCATTCTTCTTCTACAATTTTACGGATTGCCGTAAGTGTGTTCTGCTGCCTTACTGAATCAGAATTGCAGGCTGCATAGTATGATTTTGCATTTTCGTAAGCTTCTTCTGCTGCCTTAAGTTCGTCAGTGTTTTTTGAAGCCTTTGCTTTTTTCAGATTCTTTTTTGCTTCTTCCAGCTGTACGGATGGAGCATTGATTGTATCTTCCAGATTTTTTTCTGCAGTTTTTATTTCATCAGGATCACCGGATTCTTTTGCACTTTCAAGGGCACGTTTTGCACTTTCGATGTCATTTTCATAAGTGCTTGTAGTTTTCAGCGTAATCTGAAGCTGGGCTGCAGTATTGTTGTCATTTATGATTACACGGTTGTACATGTCGTCCCATTCAGTAAGGCGTGATTTAAGTTCACTGATACCTTCCTGACCGGCAATATAGTTTCCGTTATCATCAAAATATTCAGGAGGAATAAGCTGTGACGGAGAAATTGCTCCGTATTCATCTGCGCACAGATAATCAATATGGGTAAGTGAGTCTACGCTTTTTTCAGAAGGATTTATTTTTGATGTATCAACTTCAGAAAGAAGAGAAACTCTGTCTGTTATTTTTTTTATGATGGAAAGGTATTCCGGTGTAAGGATGGTACCTGAATCTGCTTCAATGCTTGCACCGATGGCGAGCATGCTTCCGAATTTGTCTTCCGTGTCTGTAAGTCTTGTGTAGGCTTCATTTTTCTGCGGGAAGAATTGTCTCATTGAGTTTTCAAGTTTCAGATCCTTAAGGAAGAATCCGAAAAATCCTGTCAGAATGAGGCAGGTGATGATGATAAACCACGGGTGCTTAAAAAAAGCCTTTACGAATTTCATCTTAAAAATACCTCGCTTTTTGTATTATATCCGTTCAAAAACTTGAACCATTACCAATATGATAATCAATTAAAATAAAATGTCAAATGTAATCATGAAAATTTTACCTTAAACTATTAAAAATTATTATTAATTTCTTATATTATAAAGAATTAAAAATATAAAAAAATCTTAAGGTTTAACGGTTTAAGTGTCTAACAGTTTAATTATTTGAACGAAATGTTGACAAAAACGCATGTTAGGTCATATATTAGGACTATGAATAAGAAAGAGTTTAAGCGGCTGCAGGGAATGTTCTTGAAGTGCTCGCCGTTATTTGTTGCACTTGGGGACGTTATACGGCAGAAAATTATGCTGGAAGTAGCGGAGTCTGGTTTTGACGGAATAAACGTTACGGAACTTGCTTCCAGATTTAAGCTTTCCCGTCCGGCTGTTTCTCATCATCTTAAGGTTCTCAAGGACAGCGGTCTGCTTGTTTCCGTAAAAAAAAGGACTCAGATATTTTACCGTGCAGAATTCAAGAAGAACCTTAAAACCGTAGATAATCTCATACATTCCGTTCTCGAAGTTGTAGAGGCAGAAGAGAAGCTTCGTCTTGAAAACAGCTGATATGTTCTGATTTTTGATGCTGTTCCGTTTCTGTCCTGATGCTTGAAATTTTAAGTTTTTTAACATTTAATTGTGTCTATGAACAGAATAAATAAAGTCCCTGAAGGTCAGGAAAAAATCGTAATTCAGGGTGCAAGGGAACATAATCTTAAAAACATAAATGTAGAACTTCCAAGAAATCGTCTTGTCGTAATAAGCGGACTTTCAGGGAGCGGTAAATCTTCACTGGCATTTGATACTCTTTTTGCTGAGGGACAGAGACGCTATATGGAGAGCCTGTCTTCTTATGCCCGTCAGTTTTTAGGAAGAATGGATAAACCGGACGTTGATATGATTTCCGGGCTTTCTCCTGCAATTTCAATTGAACAGAAATCGACAAATAAAAATCCGAGATCAACTGTAGGAACAGTAACTGAAATATATGATTATTACAGGCTTCTGTATGCAAGAATAGGTAAGGCTCACTGTCCTCAGTGCGGCCGTGAAATTAACGAGCAGTCCGTTGATCAGATTATAGACACGATCCTCAGCTGGAATGAGGGTACTAAACTGACTCTTCTGGCTCCTGTCATTCGCGGTAAGAAGGGTGAACATGTAAAAGTTATTGAAGATGCAAAAAAATCAGGTTTTGTTCGTGCCAGAATTGACGGACTTATGGTAGAACTTGAGGATTCTATTAAGCTTGATAAGCAGAAGAAGCACACGATAGAAATAGTAGTTGACCGTATAGTCCTGAAGCCTGAAATTCGCAGGAGGCTTGCCGATTCTGTAGAAACAGCCCTTAATGCTGCAAACGGAATCCTCATAGTTCTCCGCAGGGTAAATAAGGACGAGGAAGCTTATTCTGAAGTTGCTGCTGCCCTGGATGCAAAAGGAACTCCTTATGACAGGGATGCGGCCTTTATTGAACAGGAAGTTTTCTTCAGTCAGAAAAATGCCTGTCCGGACTGCGGAATTTCCATTCCTGAACTCCAGCCCCGTCTTTTCAGTTTTAACAATCCTTTCGGAGCCTGTCCGGACTGTACCGGTATAGGTGAAAAAATGGAATGGAACGAAAAACTGATTGTTCCTGATAAGAATCTTTCGTTTAATGAAGGCGGAATTGCATTTTATAATCCTGACAGCGCATGGAACAGAAGTATCTTTGAAGCAGTAGCAGAGGAAGGTGGTTTTTCCCTTGATACTCCTTTAAATAAACTTACAAAAAAACAGTATGACTATCTCTGGAATGGCGATGAAAACAGGATTCTTCACTGGGTTTATCAGAAACAGAGCGGTGAAGGGTATTCTGAATATAAAAGACCATGGCTCGGTGTCATGTCAGATATGAAAAGAAGGTATGCTGAAGCCTGGGGAGAAAGCCAGCGGGAACGCATGCAGGAAAAATACATGTCCGTTTCTGAATGCAGAAGTTGTCATGGAAAGAAACTTCGTCCGGAAGCTCTCAGTGTTACGGTTGGAGGAAAAAATATCTGGGATCTTACGGAACTTTCTGTCCTTGAAACAATTGATTTTTTTAAGAATCTTAAGCTTTCGGAAACAGAACAGAAAATCGCCGCGCAGATATTAAAGGAAATAAATGCAAGACTCAGTTTCCTTAAAAATGTGGGACTGGAATACCTTACGCTTCACAGAAGTGCATCAACTCTTTCAGGAGGAGAAGCCCAGCGTATCAGGCTTTCAACGCAGATCGGTTCAGGACTTACCGGTGTAATGTATATTCTTGATGAACCGTCTATCGGACTTCATCAGCGTGATAATGAACGCCTTATAAAGTCTCTTACATATCTTCGTGATCTTGGCAATACAGTTGTTGTGGTAGAGCATGATGAACAGACGATGCTTACTGCAGACTGGCTTATAGATATTGGACCTGGAGCTGGAGTTCATGGTGGAAAAATAATGGCGAGCGGGACTCCGTCTCAGGTAATGCAGGTAGAGGATTCTGTTACCGGGAAATATCTTGCGGGCAAAATAAGGATGCGTATTCCTTCTGAGAGGAGAAAAGGAAACGGTAATTTTGTAAAGATTCATGGAGTCAGGGAACATAATTTAAAAAATATCGATGTTGATATTCCATTGGGAACGTTTACCTGCATAACAGGTGTTTCCGGAAGCGGTAAGTCAACGCTGCTTACTGATGTTTTTTATCCGGCTGCGAGCAATGCTGTAATGAGGACAGAATATGAAGTTGGAGAATATAAGAGCATAACAGGACTGGAAAATATTGATAAAGTAATAAGCATTGATCAGACTCCGATTGGAAGGACCCCCCGTTCCAATCCGGTGACATATATAGGCGTTTTTGACAGAATCCGTGAACTTTTTGCAAGCTTACCGGAAGCAAAAGCAAAAGGGTATAAGTCAGGAAGATTCAGTTTTAATGTAAAGGGCGGACGCTGTGAGAACTGTGAAGGTGCCGGAACGATAACTATTGAAATGAATTTCTTGCCTGATGTTTTCATTCAGTGTGATGTATGTCATGGAAGGCGTTTTAATCAGGAGACTCTGGATGTTACTTATAAGGGTAAGACAATAAGTGATGTTCTTGATATGACTATAGAAGAAGCAGCTGATTTTTTTGCAGGAATTCCGCATATTGCAAGAAAACTTGAAACCTTAAAAAATGTCGGGCTGGGATACATACAGCTTGGACAGAATGCGCTTACTCTTTCAGGGGGTGAAGCTCAGAGGGTAAAACTTGCCTCTGAATTGTGCAGACCGTCAACTGGAAAAACCCTGTATATATTGGACGAACCTACTACAGGACTTCATTTTGCAGACATAATGCAGCTTATGGTTGTAATACAGCAGCTTGTCGATAAAGGAAATACTGTTGTTATGATTGAACATAATCTTGATGTTATCTGTCAGTCCGATTATATAATAGATCTTGGTCCTGAAGGTGGAACAGGTGGCGGTGAGGTAATTGCTGCCGGTACTCCGGAAGAAGTTGCTCTCGTTAAAAAGAGTTACACGGGAAAGTTTATTCAGGCAATGCTTGAAAGAGAGCGGCTTAGAGATGAAAAAAATTAAATGTACTCTGATTGAAGAAAAAATAGCCTCCCTATATAATCGTTGAAAAGGTGAACTGCAGTTTTTTTCAGTCGTTAAAAAGAATCTTCCTCATTTTTTTTCTTGGTTTTGTGCTGGCTTCTGTGTATGGACAGGAGCAGAGTGTCATAAAGATTGAGAGTGCCCAGAATACTGAGTACCGTAAAAATAAAGAGACTGGCGCTGAGGAAATTATTCTTACCGGTTCTGTATCAATTTCTGTTACGAAAGGGAGTTCTGTTACAAAAATCTATGCAGATTCCGTTACCTTCAACAGAAGTACTGATATGGTGTATGCAGTAGGAAATGTTTCCCTTCAGCAGACAGGGGGAAGTGCCGGAGGACAGGATATATCCGCAAATTCCCTTTTGTTTAACACCAGTACACTTGAGGGAATCTTTGATAACGGACGGGCGGTTCAAACTCAGAGTGATGCGATTAACCTTCCTTCCGGTTCGACACTGATAGTTGCGTCAGATATTTTTGGAAGGGATTCTTCGGGAACCATAGCGTTTAAGAATGCAGAACTTACTTTCTGTGATGATGATGATCCTCACTGGAAGATATGGGCGTCGAGAATATGGCTTCTTCCTGGCGGAGAGTTTGCTTTTTTCAATGCAGTGCTGTTTGTAGGACATGTTCCTTTGCTTTATCTTCCTGCTTTTTATTATCCTAAGGATGAACTTATTTTTAATCCGAGTTTTGGTTATGATGAAAGGCTGGGGTATTATTTTAATACAACAACTTATATTTTTGGACGGAAACCTCTTGATTCTTCATCAGATGACGATGATGAGGACGACATTACAAAGGGACTGTTTAATTTTATGAAATCAACAACCCTTAAGGAACAGAAGAGGGAAGGTCTTGTCCTTCATAATCTTGATTCCGACTATAAAGGAAATACAACGGATTATTTGAAAATAATGGCGGATTACTATACGAACCTTGGTTTTATGTTCGGACTGGAGGGAGTATATAAGCCTGGCGGTATTATTTCAAATCTGTCCGGAAATATGAATATTGCTTTTACCCAGACTGTCTTTGAATCAGGCGGTGTATATACAAACTACAGTAACGGTGAGTCATATTCAGATAAATCAAATTTTCTGGGAATGGAACTTCCGTTCAGATACAGTGCCGGACTTTCTTTTTCCGTGACAAAACCTTTTACTTTTTCCCTTTCTCTTCCGGTTTATTCAGATCCGTATTTTACAGATGATTTTAATGAGCGGAGTGAGTATATTGACTGGCTTGGATTTTTGATGAATGGGGATGGAGCCGAAGAAGAAGAAACGACATCCAATACTGTCTCTTCGTTTACATGGACTGCCAGCGGTTCCTATACTTTTAAGCTTCCTGATTTTATAAAGCCTTA belongs to Treponema rectale and includes:
- the uvrA gene encoding excinuclease ABC subunit UvrA, whose amino-acid sequence is MNRINKVPEGQEKIVIQGAREHNLKNINVELPRNRLVVISGLSGSGKSSLAFDTLFAEGQRRYMESLSSYARQFLGRMDKPDVDMISGLSPAISIEQKSTNKNPRSTVGTVTEIYDYYRLLYARIGKAHCPQCGREINEQSVDQIIDTILSWNEGTKLTLLAPVIRGKKGEHVKVIEDAKKSGFVRARIDGLMVELEDSIKLDKQKKHTIEIVVDRIVLKPEIRRRLADSVETALNAANGILIVLRRVNKDEEAYSEVAAALDAKGTPYDRDAAFIEQEVFFSQKNACPDCGISIPELQPRLFSFNNPFGACPDCTGIGEKMEWNEKLIVPDKNLSFNEGGIAFYNPDSAWNRSIFEAVAEEGGFSLDTPLNKLTKKQYDYLWNGDENRILHWVYQKQSGEGYSEYKRPWLGVMSDMKRRYAEAWGESQRERMQEKYMSVSECRSCHGKKLRPEALSVTVGGKNIWDLTELSVLETIDFFKNLKLSETEQKIAAQILKEINARLSFLKNVGLEYLTLHRSASTLSGGEAQRIRLSTQIGSGLTGVMYILDEPSIGLHQRDNERLIKSLTYLRDLGNTVVVVEHDEQTMLTADWLIDIGPGAGVHGGKIMASGTPSQVMQVEDSVTGKYLAGKIRMRIPSERRKGNGNFVKIHGVREHNLKNIDVDIPLGTFTCITGVSGSGKSTLLTDVFYPAASNAVMRTEYEVGEYKSITGLENIDKVISIDQTPIGRTPRSNPVTYIGVFDRIRELFASLPEAKAKGYKSGRFSFNVKGGRCENCEGAGTITIEMNFLPDVFIQCDVCHGRRFNQETLDVTYKGKTISDVLDMTIEEAADFFAGIPHIARKLETLKNVGLGYIQLGQNALTLSGGEAQRVKLASELCRPSTGKTLYILDEPTTGLHFADIMQLMVVIQQLVDKGNTVVMIEHNLDVICQSDYIIDLGPEGGTGGGEVIAAGTPEEVALVKKSYTGKFIQAMLERERLRDEKN
- a CDS encoding ArsR/SmtB family transcription factor; the protein is MNKKEFKRLQGMFLKCSPLFVALGDVIRQKIMLEVAESGFDGINVTELASRFKLSRPAVSHHLKVLKDSGLLVSVKKRTQIFYRAEFKKNLKTVDNLIHSVLEVVEAEEKLRLENS